The sequence CGTTGATGAGTTCTTTAATGAAGTAATGGTGATGGCGGAAGATGATGGGGTTCGTGCCAATCGACTTAATTTGCTTACAGCAATATCAGCCCTTTTCTTGAGAGTGGGTGACATTTCGAAAATGCAGGCTAGCTGAGAGAAGGGATTTGCTTGCTATAGGCGGTCTCGAATGAGAATAAAAAAAGCCCACCCTCATATCTGTGAGGGCGGGCTTTTTTTTATTTCAAATCTGCTTAACAGCAGACGCATCCTGAGAAGTTATTATTTTTTAGGATGACAAACGGTACATTTGGCAAGGGCTTTGTCCGTTTTCTTGTGACATTCTTTACAGTTTGCGTGTGCAGCATCTTTAAAAGTGCTGAGTTTGTCAGGCATGCCTGCAGCTTTGTTGTGGCAGGACTCGCATTTTTCAATCTTCTGACCTTCAACATAGGCAACTTGCTTGCCGTCAGCATCCTTGGAGTGGTGGCAGTCACCACAGGTAAGTTTTTCCTGATGCTTTGCATGGGGGAAAACTGCTGGTTTGGCTTTTTTTGCCTTGTCGATGGTAGATTCAAGAGTTATCTCAGCAGGACCGTTTGCATCATTGGCAAAACTTGCTCCTGTAAAACAGAGCCCTAAAACCAGGGCTGTTGCTGCAGCGATCAGTGTAACTTTCTTCATTTTACATCCTCCTGTAAAAATAATGTGTTTCAGCATATGGCTGAATGGTCATTCACCTTGCAGATAGTTTCTACCTTTTTTTGTCGTTGTTGTCAAGAAATGGCCGTTAATTTGAACCATAACTGTGCAGGCCGGAGAGGAGAAAGTTTACTCCATAATAGGTAAAAATAACAGAAATGAAACCGAAGATTGCAAGCCAGGCTATCCGAGTTCCACCCCAGCCACGGGTGTAACGGGCATGAAGAGTGATTGCATAGATAAACCAGGTGATAAGAGACCAGGTTTCCTTGGGGTCCCAGCTCCAGTATGTTCCCCAGGCCGAATTTGCCCATATGGCGCCGGTGATAATACCAACGGATAACCAGAGAAAACCGAACACCATGGTCTTATGGGTTATGTCGTCTATAACCTTCAGGGGAGGGAGAGTCCCGAGGAGGGACTCATCATTTGTTGTCTGTCTCGTTTCACTCATGTTCTTGACCAGATACATGATTCCGAGTCCTGCAGCTACTGCGAAAGCAGCATAACCGATAAAACAGGTGATAACATGGGCAAGGAGCCAGTTTGACTGCAGAGCAGGGACCAGGGGGCTGATCTCCTTATTGATCCCGGTGGCAAATGAGGCGTAAGCCATGGCAAGAAAAGCGAAGGGTACTGCAAATGTTCCTATGACCCGGGTTTTAAATTTCCATTCAATAAGGAGGTAGAGTGCTATGATCGTCCAGGCGAAGAAGACCACCGATTCATACATGTTGGTAAGTGGGGCATGGCCATATCCAAGAGTGTAGGATTCCTGCCATCGGAGAAGAAGACCAGCAGTCTGTACGAGAAAGGCGACGATGGTAAAGATGGTTGCAGCGGGGCCAAGTTTTTTTGCCTTGAATATAAAAATTATGGCATAAAGAATGGTGGAAAACATATAGGTGAATGTTGTAATGCCTAAAAGTTGTGAACTGTCCATATCGTGAAACTCCAATGTCTACTTTTTTCTGTCGATTACTTAGTGTCAGTTTCCAGGTCCGAGGAGAGACTGGTGAAAATCCTTTCAAAACCGACTTTATTTTTATTTGCACTGCCGCTTACCAGGACTGTTGTTCCGTTGTCCTCTTGAGTGAGTAGTATCCATATACGTTTATGAGACATAAAAAATGCCACAAAAAGTCCAAGGATCATTAGTCCACATCCAAGATACACAATCCATACTCCAGGATCTTTTGCTATCTGAAGTCCGGTTGCATACATCTGTTTTCCTGCGATGGTATATTTTTTTCCGGGACGCTCAACGGTTACCTGGTCTCCAGCTTTAAGCCAGAACGTTGAGGCTGGTCCCTGGTCGTCTTTAAACCACACCTTCATTCGTGTGATGGTCTGTCCCATTGCCTCGGCATTAATGATGCCAATACGGGCATTGTGTTTACTGAGTTCCTGCTGCTGTTGAAAGGGCATGGGCACGGTTTGAGTTTCGTTATTCTCCTGGTTGGTAACCGTCAGTAAAAAATCTTCATAGCCCTGATAGCTTGACTGGTAGAAAGTGATTCCCCTGTACGTTAAGGGATCATTGACAACGATCTCTTTTTTCACTGTTACTTTGTTGTCCTCAGATACCGTGAGCACAGATTTGTATGCTTTAGGCATACCGGAATCGTAAAATTCGATATCAAATCGGTCACAGCGCACCGTGAACCCGAGATCAATTGATTTTCCGGTACCAGTTTGAAAAATAGTATTGGTGGCCTGGGTTTCCGGTAACATTATCGATCCCTTGAATCCGTATAACTCACCAATTATGGCTCCAAGAAAAATAACAAGAATGGAAGCGTGAACGATATACACGCCGGTTCTGGTCATCGCACCCTTTTGAGCAAAAAGAAGGAGTGTGTCGTCACGTTTACGCTGGAACGCTTTCCAGCCTTTGGAAGAAAGGCTGTCGCTGAGCTCGGTGGCAAGGGTTTCTTCAGCTTTGTTAGATGTCCAGCTGGCAGATAAACGCATTTTCTGAATACGTTTTGGATCGGTTGCCAGGTTGTCGGCATTTATCTGCCGCCATACGCCTGGAAAACGGTCAATGGAGCAGATGATAAGGTTTGAGGCAAGAAGACCAAGTAATCCCAGGAACCACCATGAGTTGTACATATCAGGGATGGAGAGAACTTGAAAAATTCTTGCAGTGGTTTCACTGTAATTCTGGGCGTACCAGCTCATACTTTCTTTCTGGGGTATTACTGTTCCGATGATGGAAGTGACCGCAAGAAGAAAGAGAGTGAAAAGAGCTAGTTTAACAGAAGAAAAAAAGCTGAATAGGGGATTCTTTTTTTTCATTTGATCCTTGATAATAATTATTAAATGGTTTTCTTTATCAGAATATTTCTGAAAAAGCAAGGTATTTGTCAGGTCTCACAGTATTTCTTTTGCTGCCTGTTATGTACCACGTTGTAGATGGTGATCGCAAATCTATTCATGGCTGGTCAGAAATTAACAGGTGTGGGCAGGTATGCATTGATACAGGTCAAAATTTAGTAATAAAGAAAAAATAAGGAATATGTAAAATTACTAAGCCTTATCACCCCTGTCAATAAAGGTTTTTTTGTAGTCTTATGGCTTTTCAGGGGCTGGTAGGACCAGGCAGGTGCTTCTGTGGAAAAACACTTGCCATTCTTGCGGAAAACAGGTATAAAAAGCAGTTTCTCGTTTGTCAAAGGAAAATGAAAGAAATTTTTTTATGATATCCGAAAGTTGTAAACTCTTTCGGAATCAAACCATATAAGGAGATCGTCATGGCTAAAGTCTGTCAGATTTGTGGCAAAGGGCCTGCCACTGGAAATAATGTTTCTCATGCACACAATAAAACCCGACGTCGCTGGTTGCCGAACCTCAAAAGAGTTCGCATGTTGACTTCAGGTGGCAGTGCTGTCAGGGCTCGTGTTTGTACCCGCTGTATTCGTTCGGGGGCAGTTGTTAAGCCTGCCTGAGTAGAATTTTGGGTGGTGTATTTATGTAAGTTATTAAGGGTGATAAGGATTGATTCCTGGTCACCCTTTTTCTGTTTCAAAGGAGTTGGATATGAGTGAAGAGATAAAATTTCTCCCTCGTGAGGAGGCGCTGCAGCTGGTTGGGGCAATTCAGGAAGAAGAGGATATCCATAATCAGGACAGGCAAATTCTCACTGTCTACAATAAAGACGATCGTGAAGTGTGCTGGTTTGATTTTGAGGAATTGGAGAAGGCGGTTGGTGATGTCCCCAGGGATCAGAAAAAGGAAATGATTCAGGATTATATCTTAAAACATATTCCCGAATGGGCACGTGATATTTAATTATTAAAGTAGTAGCCAATTGCAAGTGTTTAACGGGGGAGTGACGAAACCCAGGGAAGAAAAACGTTCGTTATTTCGTTGGATGTTTAATTCAATATCCCCTTTGGCATTGGTGGAACCGGTTGCCCCCCAAGTGTCACTCCGCCATCTATTTTCAGGATACTTCCTGTCATGTAGTCTGCATCTCTGATAAGAAAAAGAGTTGCCTCGGCAACTTCTTCAGGAGTGCCGGTTCGTTGCAGCAGGCATTGGCTGCGGATTGCTTTCTTTTCCTCTTGCTCAAGTTCCCCCCAGCCTCTTGTTCCTTCTCCATGTCGCTGACGGATAAGTCCCAGCATCAATTCATTTACTCGAACAGATGGCGCGGCTTCACGTGCCCAGGTTTCCGTGAAAGAAGAAATAGCACGGTTTGCAGCACTATATGCATCATTGAAAAATGGTGCTGTGGCTCCGCTGCGACCGCTGATGCCTGAGATGGAAGAGATGTTGACAACGGCTCCTTCGCTGCTCTTCAGTAAAAGTGGAAGACAGTGGTGGAAAAGGAGCCACTTGGCTTTCAGGGTTGTGGATATCTCAAGATCCCATTGCTCAGCATTGTGCGGGAGGTCATAACTTCCATGAACGACTGGCATGCCTCCGCGTTCAATATTGTTCACCAGAATATTGAGGCTGCCATACTTCTTGTTTATCTGGTTTACCAGGTTTCGTACGGCAGCATCCGATCTTAGATCAACTGGTAGGGAAAGAAACGAAAATCCGGCGTTTTTAAATTCCTCTTCCATCTCCGTAATGGATTCCGGCCAGTCAAAGGTGGGAAGAATAAGCCTTACCCCCGCTTCCCCTAATTTTCTGGCAATTTCCCTGCCTATGGCCCTTGATGCTCCTGGCACAAGTGCGGTTTTTCCTGATATATCCATTTTACGTGTCCCTTTCTACCTGTTGATGGCGGTTGGTACCCCTGATGCTTGCCGATAAAGGATCGTCCTTACTGTTGGAAATTACAAATATCTTAATACATTCCCTGGAATGCGGCGCAACAAGAGTGATCTTTCCTGGGCTGTTTTTTTGGAGGAAGCCCTCGAGTGCCCCCTGATTCATCCAGTCTCTGTAGTTATGGTAATGGTTGAGACCGGCTGCCCGTTCAATGATAGGGATAAGAATTTTCCCAATGAGAAACGAGGAACAGCTTTGTGTGGGAGTGGAGTAATCAGCAATAATGATATGACCATTATGCTTCACGAGTCTGCAGGCTTCTCTGAAGATGGCTTTATGGTGAGGGGCAGCCTTCTCATGAAGAGCAAAACTTATAACGATAGCGTCGTATTTATTGTCAGCGATGGGCAATTGAGTGGCATCTGTTTCAAGATAGTGAATGGACGACGGACTTTTCTTGCGAGCATTGCTGATCATTGCAGGAGAGTTGTCAACTCCGGTGAGCAGCATATTCTCTTCACTCAACATTCGCAGCTGTTCGCCGGTCCCACAGCAGATATCGATAACATTTTTTGCCCCGGAATGCTTGAGTATGGTTCTGATATTACGACGAATAGAGCGCAGGCCCCGGGAGAGTAGAAAGTCATAAATCGAGGCTGTATATTTATATTCATCTTCGTCCTGCATGGTCTTGCGATTCCATACTAAATGGTTATAATTCTTAATTGCCTTGATACGGCAGCCTTTGTAAACGATATGTTTTGTTTTTCTACTGCCAAAGTGAATGTAGCATATTATCATTGCTTCTTCCAGATTTCACCTTGAGTGATAGTATGGCAATGAATAACCTGAATAGAACAGGAGAAAGAATGGTTTTTTGTAAAAAAATTGGAATAGCTGTTTTAGCGGGTTTTCTTTTTGTAACAACGTTTTTGTTATCACCCTGTCTGGCTGATTGTTTTTCTACGGCATGGCCTCATGAAAAGAGTGATCTGAGACCAGATCCATCCATTACCTTCGGGCGGTTTGAGAACGGGTTTCGCTATATACTGAAAAAGAATTCTGAGCCCAGAGACAGGGTGGCGATGTCACTCAACATTCAGGCGGGATCTCTTAATGAAAATGATGATCAGCGAGGCATTGCCCATTTCCTTGAGCATATGCTTTTCAACGGGACAACGCATTTTCAACCAGGAGAGTTGGTCGAATATTTTCAGTCAATCGGAATGAGTTTCGGTGGGGATACCAACGCGCATACCAGCTATGATGAGACCGTTTACGATATTATTTTACCAAAGGGCACCGCTCAGGATATAGACAAGGGATTGTTGGTTCTTTCTGACTATGCCCGGGGTGCCCTGTTGTTGGAGACGGAAATTGATCGGGAGCGGGGAGTAATACTTGCTGAAAAAAGGAGTAGAGATTCAGCTGGGTATCGTGCCCATGTGAAAGAGACGGCATTTTCCATGCGAGGTACCATGCTCCCTGAGCGCATGCCTATTGGGGTCCTTGAAACTTTGAACAAGGCAGACCATTCTCTGATGAAGAGCTTTTACGATGCCTGGTATCGCCCTGAAAATATGATGTTGGTTATGGTTGGTGATTTCGATCTCGAGGAAATTCAGCCCCTGGTGGAGGAAAAATTTGCAGGACTGACAGGAGAAGGAGAACAGCCTCCATGTCCTGAATTTGGACGTTTGCAGCATGAAGGTTCTGAGTTCTTTTATCATCATGAAGCTGAAATGGGAGTTACTGAAACAAGTATTGCAAGTCTGTGGAATGTGGAACCCGAGGATGATTCTTTTGCACTGCAGGTGAAGGAATTGACAGGTTATGTAGCAAGTAAGATTGTTCAGCATCGTCTCGATGAACTTACAAGAAAAAGTGACACACCCTTTACTTCTGCAAAAGTGTATTCCGGAACCTTTTTAAATCGCATTGGGTACGCGGAAATTGGGGCCAAGAGTGATGCGGATAAATGGCAACAGAGTTTGTCTCTGATTGAAAACAGCCTGCGGCAGGCCCTGAACTTTGGGTTTACCGGGATTGAATTACAGCGTGTGAAAAAAGAGTTACAGGCAGAGCTTGATTCGGCAGTACTGACTGCCAAAAGTAAAAACTCCAAGGAGTTGGTATCATCTATTATTCGCAGTATTAACAACAATCGGGTAGTGCAGTCACCGGAACAGGACAAAGCGTTGTTTGCTCCCGTTCTTGAGTCGATGACTCTTGCGGATGTTGAAAAGGAATTTCGGGATCTATGGTCACATTCCAATCGTCTGGTGAAAGTGAATGGGAATGCAGTTATTTCTGAAAAAGATCCTCTTCCTGTTATTGAATCGAACTACAGGGCCGCAATGGACATAGATGTTGTTGCCTATGCAGATACAATTCAGAAGGATTTCCCCTATCTCCATCTTGGGAAACCGACGCCCGTAAAAAGCAAGGAGCAGTTTGTTGACATTGGAAGTAAGCGTGTGATCTTTGATAACAATGTTGTTCTGAATCTAAAAAAAACCACCTTTGCCCCAAATGAGATTCAGATCTCTGTTGATTTTGGCCACGGTGCCTCAACGGAACCTGCGCCTGCCCTCTCCATGTTGACAACTTCCGTTATAAATCAATCCGGCACATCAACCCTGAGCAAGAGTGAGCTTGACAGAATTCTCTCAGGGGCCAGCGTTGAAACGACATTTCGTGTCAATCCGGATTCTTTTAGCTGGCAGGGAAAGTCTCTCAATAAAGATGCTGAGTTGCTCTTTCAGGTACTGCAGAGTTTAGTTGCTGACCCGGAAGTAGATATGAATGCCTTTCAGGTAAGCATGGATACGTTTAAGCAGTTTTATGATGGGGCAGCAACAGAAGTACAGGGCATTATGAGTATGCAGGGAGAATCTTTTCTTGCAGGGGGAAGTCAGCGTTTTGGCCTGCCCCCATGGACTGTTTTTTCTCAACTGGATAGAAGACAGATTGAGGAGTGGTTTTTGCCCGCAGCCGGGAAGAGTGCGCTCGAGATCTCTCTTGTTGGGGATTTTGATGAAGCTGAAGTGCTTCGTCTGGCTGAAAAATATTTCTCAGTCCTGCCCGAAAGAACCTCGACTCCGGTGGAGAAGGTGAACATCTCTTTTCCACAGGGGCAAAGTCTCAGCCTGACAGTTCCTTCTTCCATCGACAAGGCGATGCTCGTTGTTGCCTGGAAAACGGATGATTTTTGGGATATTCAACAGACAAGGGGGTTACATCTCCTGGCAGAAATATTCTCGGATAAAATGAGAAGAGTCGTTCGGGAAAAACTCGGAGCATCTTATTCACCTCAGGTATACAATGCATCGAGCCGTATCTATGACGGTTTCGGGGTTATGCGGGCTGTTCTTATCGTTGATCCAGGTCAGGTGGAAATACTGCACCAGGAAGTGTTAACCATAGCAAGAGAAATATGGCAGGGCAATATCAGTAACGCGGAACTTGAACGTGCCAAGGAGCCTATGCTTACCTCTTTGAGGGACATGGTTCGGACTAACGGTTACTGGTTGAAATCCGTACTTGCAAACTCTGCCAGATATCCAGAACAGTTGGAGTGGCCCACTACTATTCTCTCTGGTTTCTCCTCATTTTCTCTTGAAGATGTTCAAGCTTTGGGCGCAAAATATCTGAACCCGGAAAATGCAGCCAGCATCACTATTCTTCCTGAAAAGTGACGGCTAATGGATTCTGTATGCTTGTGAAAAGGATGCTGTCTAAGCAGTGACACCATCTTTTTGGCCTCTGGGGACTCACCGAACTTTCTCGAGTCAGGGAATGGGTTGTTGGCAGTTAGCCAACAACCCAGAGGGCCAGATCCTGAAAATGTTTGATTGCCCTGTCAGAAACCCCTCCAAACAGCCCTTTCGATGTGGCTTTTCCTCTTCTTCCCATGACTATCGTGCCACAATCTCGTTTTTTAGCTTCGCGGATAATGCTGTGAGCTTCTTCAATATCGGTGCTTTCCGGAAGTATCTGAATCTGTTTTTCGGGGATTCCTGCGTTTAGAAGAAGCTGTTGCGGACCATTGAAGAGGCAGTCTGTACCGGAAAGGTGTGTGTCACTCCAATCCTTTCCCCATTTCTTATAAAAAAGCTCGGGTTTACAATGAATTTCTTTGCCAAAAATGGCTGTGCAGTGGAAGAGACAGATCTCTATATCTGTCCTCTCTGCAAAAATATGGCAGAGATGGTCAATGGCCATCAGTGAGTTTACGGAACCATCCACCGGAACGAGAAATTTTTTCGATTGTACCTCCCCGTCAATGATCCATAAAGGCGTGTTGTGGCATTTTTGAAACAGGGAGCTTGACACGGAACCCATCAGCATTTCACTTATTCCATTCAGACCTCGTCTGCCAATGAGGACGGCATCCAGTAAATCTTTCTCTGCCGTTTGCTGAATTGCGGCTGCAAAATTGTAGCCGCAGGTGTGAACGGAGCTGTGAATACGATCCGAGGTGATATTATTGCGGAGAAGTTTTTCAGTGGCTTTTTTCAGGTAGCGCCTGGCAGAGGATTCCTTTGTACCTTGAACAGTATTCGTCGGAATAAGCGAGTTCTTTTGATCTGCTGCAGAGGGCATGATGGAACTTCCAGCTGTGATCCAGGTGCAGAGATGAAAGTGAATATGTGGATCTGCTGCAAAGAGGGTACTGATATAAGTAAGGGACTGGTTTGAGTATACCGAGCCATCAATGGCAATAAGAATATCTTTCTGCATAAGCCCTCGTCATGTGTATCTGTGTCAGTTATTTCGCTGTTTTTTGTGTATCTCTGCTCTGATGCTCCTTCTCCTTGGTTTCTTTGGGATCAAAGAAGTGCACCATATATTGAAAAATAAAAACAAAGAGAAAGACAACAGCATAGACCAGTATCCAGTCCCACATATTTCACTCCATGGTATTTCTGCAAACAGAATAATATTGTGTATATGAAACAAAAGTAGTCAGTCTCCGTCTCTTTGTAAAGTCCGAAGAATCATATTGGCATCAAAATATTACTCTTTGTTCACGGGCGTTACCTCTGTTGTCTCATTCCTCTTCACAGCTGTCTTTCCTGAAGGAGTAACGACTCTGCGTTTTCGTACTATTGGTTTCTTTTTTGGCTTTGGTGGAGCTTTTTTCCAGGTACTGGTTTCACTGAAACAATCCCAGCCCCAGCGCAGCCAGCGAAGAAGTGCAATGGCAAGCCAGAGTGCCCAGAGGAGCATACTGATACGATAGGTGAGCAGTGGTACCGTTATGACCCATGCTGATGGCAGGAGGAAGTCAGCCCTGTCCTGGTACCAGTGGAGAGAGTGGCCATTTGAGCCATTACCACCGATCTGCATATCCGGATGACCGAGGAGTCCCTGTTCGATAGCGAAGAACAGTGCTCCAAGAGCGGCGAAGGTGAGGAGAACAAGGACAACCTGCATTATATTGAAAGTGGCTGTCTGGGTTATTTCATGACCTTTTTTTCTACGTAACCCGAGGAGAAGCAGCCATGCAACTACCACCGCAGCAATGGGTGCTGGAACCTGGCTCAGGCCAAGACTCAGAAGGAGCCATTGTAAGGTGTTTAAGGGGGTAAGTTTGACGCGTCCAAGGAGCAGGGCAATAAGAATAATAACCAGCAATTCTCCCCAGAAGAGAACCGCAGGACCTACCCGTGGTCCTCCTGTTAAGAGAATCCAGCGGGAGGAGGGGACGGTCATCTCAATGGATGCATTAACACTTTTGATCCCGAGGTCAATGGTTTCTGTAGTCAGTCTGGTACCGACGCCCTGTTTACTGCGCCATCCTATTTCCAGATTTTGCGGTCCGGGTTGTATTGGAAAACTCAGCTGACCGTTATTCAACTGTAATGGGAACTCTTTGCCATTTATCAGGGTTTTTTGTAAATCGATATCTGGAGGCAGGGTGATACTGTGCTGTAGGCCACGGCTCGCATTGAGGGAGACAAAGAGTGTTGTTTCGGTAGCACGCAGACCCGGTTTCACCACAACTTTGCTTCGATTAACTGTCATTGTGGGGCCGGTAACTCCCTTAGGGCGGCTGATGGCGAGTTGCAGGGATTCACCAGGATACGGATGGTACTCCGGATAGCGTTTCCCGGCTGGATTGGTCTGGTTTATTTCCGGCAGGCCCTGCGTTTCCACATGCCAGATTGGGCTTACGTCAAGAAACCAGATCTCGGTCCAGGAGGAAGTGAGTGGCGCCGTGAGCCTGATTGAATCAACCGGATCCATTGAGGAGTGGAAGGTAAAACTCTTCTGTTTGGACCCCATATTGATTCGAGCATGCTGTTTTCTGAGTTGGAGGCCAGCGCTGGTGACATGTTCTCCGGGGAGAAGCGGAATGTCGAGGGCAATAACAGTGTCAGGACTGAGACGTATGATTCTGGTGGAAACCGTCCACTTTAACCCCATATGGAGTGTCCGTTCGATCCTTACGAATGCTGGTATCTGGATGGTGTCAGCATCGTCTGTCCCGGCATTGTCTTCCCTGGCAGCAGGCGTAATTCTGCTGAGACTGATCTGTTTATCCAGACGACCATCTTCGTGAAGGCCATTAATCGACCAGTCATTAAGGAGTGCCTGTCCCTGTCGCGGTAATACAGGAAAAGAAAAAGAGGCTTTATCCTGACTGTTTAGTTGTTTCTGGAGCAGTATAGTGTGGCTGCCTTGCTCAACACGGATAAGAGAATAGCCCTGGGAATCCAGACGTACAATTTGTGCCGGCTGTCCATCGAGGGTGATCCTGGGGAAAAATCTGTTTTCTCCAGGAAGGGTGATAGCCCCCCTGATAAGAGAATCAACCTGGAGTTCAACTGTCAGCAGGTTCTCCTCTGTACGGATAATGCAGTTGCTGATTGTTGCACACTGGTCACCACATTCCGGTGCCCTCAGGAGCCTTTCCTGTAATTCTTGGAGGATTTCAGGAGGGGGGACTTCTGCCGATGCATGTTGGGGGCTAAAGACAATTGCAATGAGAAATACAAGAGAAGCTCCAAGGGTTTTAGTCTGCTTAGAGACACCTGTCCTGCCACTGGATATCAGAAACTTCCTGAGAAATCCCCCAATGAGCAGGGTAAGCAGAAAAACTCTTACAAAGGCCAGGACGGTGTTGCTGAATGGGGTAAGAAAAAAGAATGAAATATTCTGTTCCGGACTCACAGGGCCATTCCAGCTCAGGTAGATCTGCTGCCACTTCCAGTCGGGAAGTCCAGGCCCCGTTTGAATCATATCCTGTGGATCAATCTGTATGCTTTTGGGTTTTTCAGGTACCTGGCTTGTGCCCAGGCTGTAATAGGCCTGTTTTCGAACGGTCTTGCTCCTGGGTTGAGGTAAAGCAGCGGATTCCGTCAATGAGGCGTCATGTTCCATGGTGGGTGAGGCGAGTGGGAGGTGTTCACTATCCGTCTGGTATTCGTTGGTAATTCTAAAATGATCGCCATATTCGAGCTGTGGGTAAATTCCCACACGTATTTGGTTAATCATATAGGGAACGGAGCTTACGATGATTACAATGAGTATTACCAGACCGGCCATTCTACAGAGTCGTTTTCCGGTCGTGGCCGTGATGACCTGCTGCATGGCGAGAAGGCCAAGGAGTGGCAGCCAGAGATAGCGTGGCGACCCTTGTTGGTGAAAGGAGAAAAAAAGAAGAAGAATCGCAATCCCCCCCCATCCAAGTCCCAGGATTCTTGATGTGGCCAGGCCAATGATCAGAACCATGAAAATATCGAGCAGAGTCCAGCGATTAAGCCATGTCGACACCCTGTCAACCCCCGTGGTGGTGAGCAGTTTCCACCCGGGTGGCAAGTTCAGTTCCATGGAGAGCTGTTGGAAGGTATGATCCCAGCCGAGCGCAGGGATTTCAAGACATCCCTGTGAGACATTTTTTTGAATACGCGATTCTGCATACAGTTCAAGGCTGCCCTGTCGTACTTCGACACCTGTCCTGTCAGAGTCCTTAAGTTGGGTGATAAGTCTTGAACTTCCTTCGACCTCTACTTTCCCCAGGATAAGTGATGGATTAACGTTAAGTCGCCAATCACGCGTCATGGTTCCGCTGAGAGCATCATACGCGGTGAGTCCGCTTCCCTGCTCATCAAGCCATATTTTTCGATGGATCTTGAGGCGGTTTGGTACAGGGTTGGGATTGCCTCGATTTTTTTGAGTGAGGGTCATAACCCCTTCGGCTGTGATCAGATATGCGGGGAAATTTCTCCATTTTTCCGGAAGTGAGGTACGGGAGGGATCTAGCGGGGAGAGGGTATTGATTTCAATCTGGCGTAATTTGGGGTCTGCTTCAAAGACCCATATCTCTTCAGTGGGCCAGGTGCCATCGATATCTCCCATGGTCAGGGTCGCTGGAGAGAGCGGTTCACTGTTTCTCAGGGTCAACTGGATTTGCCATTGACCCGGTCGAACCTGGATCTGCAGTCTGCCACTGCTATCAATGCGTACCGGAAGTGGAGAGTTCAATAGTAGCGGAATGAAGGGATTACCCGTTTTGAGTCCGAGGGTCTCCTGACGTGGGTTGCCGGAAACGATCAACTGGATATGTAACTGCTGAGTTAAGGGAACACCGTCAGTGATTTTACGGAAGACTTGAAGAGTAAGACTTTCTTCACTGTTTTTTTGTGTTTCCTTAGTATGTTTGAACCACAGCCTGCCCTGTTGATCGAGTTGCAGGCGTGTTACTTTTTTACCTAGAAGTGTGAGGTGGACGAGTCCGGTTTCTGCGGGGACAAGGAGATTTTCGGGAAGGCTATTCCATGCAAAGCTTCCTGTTATTGTATGAGCGCCGGGATCAAGCCAGATGGCTGGGCGCCCCC comes from Desulfocapsa sulfexigens DSM 10523 and encodes:
- a CDS encoding cytochrome c3 family protein; its protein translation is MKKVTLIAAATALVLGLCFTGASFANDANGPAEITLESTIDKAKKAKPAVFPHAKHQEKLTCGDCHHSKDADGKQVAYVEGQKIEKCESCHNKAAGMPDKLSTFKDAAHANCKECHKKTDKALAKCTVCHPKK
- the ccsB gene encoding c-type cytochrome biogenesis protein CcsB — encoded protein: MDSSQLLGITTFTYMFSTILYAIIFIFKAKKLGPAATIFTIVAFLVQTAGLLLRWQESYTLGYGHAPLTNMYESVVFFAWTIIALYLLIEWKFKTRVIGTFAVPFAFLAMAYASFATGINKEISPLVPALQSNWLLAHVITCFIGYAAFAVAAGLGIMYLVKNMSETRQTTNDESLLGTLPPLKVIDDITHKTMVFGFLWLSVGIITGAIWANSAWGTYWSWDPKETWSLITWFIYAITLHARYTRGWGGTRIAWLAIFGFISVIFTYYGVNFLLSGLHSYGSN
- the resB gene encoding cytochrome c biogenesis protein ResB; its protein translation is MKKKNPLFSFFSSVKLALFTLFLLAVTSIIGTVIPQKESMSWYAQNYSETTARIFQVLSIPDMYNSWWFLGLLGLLASNLIICSIDRFPGVWRQINADNLATDPKRIQKMRLSASWTSNKAEETLATELSDSLSSKGWKAFQRKRDDTLLLFAQKGAMTRTGVYIVHASILVIFLGAIIGELYGFKGSIMLPETQATNTIFQTGTGKSIDLGFTVRCDRFDIEFYDSGMPKAYKSVLTVSEDNKVTVKKEIVVNDPLTYRGITFYQSSYQGYEDFLLTVTNQENNETQTVPMPFQQQQELSKHNARIGIINAEAMGQTITRMKVWFKDDQGPASTFWLKAGDQVTVERPGKKYTIAGKQMYATGLQIAKDPGVWIVYLGCGLMILGLFVAFFMSHKRIWILLTQEDNGTTVLVSGSANKNKVGFERIFTSLSSDLETDTK
- the rpmB gene encoding 50S ribosomal protein L28 is translated as MAKVCQICGKGPATGNNVSHAHNKTRRRWLPNLKRVRMLTSGGSAVRARVCTRCIRSGAVVKPA
- a CDS encoding SDR family NAD(P)-dependent oxidoreductase, producing the protein MDISGKTALVPGASRAIGREIARKLGEAGVRLILPTFDWPESITEMEEEFKNAGFSFLSLPVDLRSDAAVRNLVNQINKKYGSLNILVNNIERGGMPVVHGSYDLPHNAEQWDLEISTTLKAKWLLFHHCLPLLLKSSEGAVVNISSISGISGRSGATAPFFNDAYSAANRAISSFTETWAREAAPSVRVNELMLGLIRQRHGEGTRGWGELEQEEKKAIRSQCLLQRTGTPEEVAEATLFLIRDADYMTGSILKIDGGVTLGGQPVPPMPKGILN
- a CDS encoding class I SAM-dependent methyltransferase; its protein translation is MIICYIHFGSRKTKHIVYKGCRIKAIKNYNHLVWNRKTMQDEDEYKYTASIYDFLLSRGLRSIRRNIRTILKHSGAKNVIDICCGTGEQLRMLSEENMLLTGVDNSPAMISNARKKSPSSIHYLETDATQLPIADNKYDAIVISFALHEKAAPHHKAIFREACRLVKHNGHIIIADYSTPTQSCSSFLIGKILIPIIERAAGLNHYHNYRDWMNQGALEGFLQKNSPGKITLVAPHSRECIKIFVISNSKDDPLSASIRGTNRHQQVERDT